A portion of the Ficedula albicollis isolate OC2 chromosome 4, FicAlb1.5, whole genome shotgun sequence genome contains these proteins:
- the ADRA2C gene encoding alpha-2C adrenergic receptor yields MDLLLLVNASLGSANESLALPPASPSSSALLQPPSPYSPAAGASLAAVVGFLIVFTIVGNVLVVIAVLTSRALRAPQNLFLVSLASADILVATLVMPFSLANELMNYWYFGKAWCNIYLALDVLFCTSSIVHLCAISLDRYWSVTQAVEYNLKRTPRRIKAIILTVWLISAIISFPPLISVYRDPEGDVFPQCKLNDETWYILSSCIGSFFAPCLIMVLVYIRIYRVAKLRTRTLSEKRTMPEGSSQTENGLSRAAGGCTSLRMQLGENGHYSAHHWRKASELEDIELEESSTSESRRRRSREEHRRKSKSQSFSYSYSSKHSSSRLSRASNRSMQFFSYRRRRKRSSICRKKVAQAREKRFTFVLAVVMGVFVVCWFPFFFTYSLYGICREACEVPETLFKFFFWIGYCNSSLNPVIYTIFNQDFRRSFKHILFKKKKKNFRH; encoded by the exons ATGGATCTGCTGCTGTTGGTGAACGCGAGCCTGGGCTCCGCCAACGAGTCCCTGGCGCTGCCCCCCGCCTCGCCGTCCTCCTCGGCCCTCCTGCAGCCGCCCTCCCCCTACTCGCcggcggc gggggccagcctCGCGGCGGTGGTGGGCTTCCTCATCGTCTTCACCATCGTGGGCAACGTGCTGGTGGTGATAGCCGTGCTCACCAGCCGGGCGCTGAGAGCCCCCCAGAACCTCTTCCTGGTGTCCCTGGCCAGCGCGGACATCCTGGTGGCTACCCTGGTCATGCCTTTCTCCTTAGCCAACGAGCTTATGAATTACTGGTACTTCGGCAAGGCTTGGTGCAACATTTACCTGGCGCTGGACGTGCTGTTCTGTACCTCGTCCATCGTTCACCTGTGCGCCATCAGCCTCGACAGGTACTGGTCAGTCACACAGGCGGTGGAGTACAACCTCAAGCGGACCCCGCGGCGGATCAAGGCCATCATCCTCACCGTGTGGCTCATTTCAGCCATCATCTCCTTCCCGCCATTGATCTCCGTGTACCGGGACCCTGAAGGAGATGTCTTTCCCCAGTGCAAGCTCAATGACGAGACATGGTACATCCTTTCTTCTTGCATTGGCTCTTTCTTTGCCCCCTGCCTCATCATGGTGTTGGTCTATATCCGCATCTACCGTGTGGCCAAGCTAAGGACCAGGACCCTCTCTGAGAAGCGGACGATGCCAGAGGGGTCCTCCCAGACTGAGAACGGCTTGAGCCGCGCCGCTGGCGGCTGCACATCCCTGAGGATGCAGCTGGGAGAGAACGGACATTATTCAGCGCACCACTGGCGCAAAGCCTCTGAGCTGGAGGACATtgagctggaggagagcagcacctCAGAGAGCAGGCGGAGGCGGAGCCGGGAGGAGCATCGCCGCAAGAGCAAGAGCCAGTCCTTCTCCTACTCGTACTCCTCCAAGCACTCCAGTAGCCGCCTGTCCCGTGCGAGCAATCGCTCCATGCAGTTCTTCTCGTATCGCCGTCGCCGGAAGCGTAGCAGCATCTGCCGTAAGAAAGTTGCCCAGGCCCGGGAGAAACGCTTCACTTTTGTGCTGGCTGTGGTCATGGGGGTCTTTGTAGTTTGCTGgttcccttttttcttcaccTACAGCCTCTATGGTATTTGCCGGGAGGCATGTGAGGTCCCCGAGACTCTCTTCAAGTTCTTCTTCTGGATTGGGTATTGCAATAGCTCCCTCAACCCAGTCATCTACACCATCTTCAACCAGGACTTCCGCAGGTCCTTTAAACACATTCTttttaagaagaagaagaagaactTCCGGCATTGA